GCTGTGGTTGTTCATATGTTCAGCGTAGGCCCAGGGGGTGGGGGTGAACGCCCGGCGGCCCGGGCGGAAGCCCCTGTGCTGGAGGGGGCGGGGCTTCCGTCCGGGCCGGTCGGGGCCGCTCCGCGGCCGGTCCGTGGGTGGTGCGGGGGCACGGCCGGGGCGGGTGGGTCGGGACGGCGGGGTCAGGCGGCCCGGACGTCGTGTTCCGCGACGGCGTGCGCGCAGGGGCGCCCGCCGGCCGCCCTGCGCCGGCGCAGGAAGCGCGGCAGCGGCAGGGCGAGGTCGACGAATCCTTCGGCCTGCATGGCGGCGAAGCCGATGCGGGGCAGGTCGGCGGAGGCGCGGTAGACGACGAAGCGGGGCTCCCAGCGCGGCTGGAACTTGGCGTTGAACTTGTACAGCGACTCGATCTGGAACCAGCGGGAGAGGAACACCAGCAGTCCGCGCCAGGCGCGCAGCACGGGGCCCGCGCCGATCTTCTCGCCGCGGGCGAGGGCGGAGCGGAACATGGCGAAGTTCAGCGAGACGCGGGTGACGCCGAACTTGGGCGCGGCCTGCAGGGCGGCGACGATCAGCAGTTCGTTCATGCCCGGGTCGGCGGCGCGGTCGCGACGCATGAGATCCAGCGAGACGCCGTCCTCGCCCCAGGGCACGAAGTGCAGGATCGCCTTCAGGTCGCCGTACTCGCCGGGCTGCTCGTCGGCCTTGTGGGCGGTGGCTATCAGGCAGTCGCCGTCGGCCGCGTCGCCGATGCGGCCCAGCGCCATGGAGAAGCCGCGCTCGGTGTCGGTGCCGCGCCAGTCCTCGGCGGCCAGCCGGATGCGCTCCAGTTCTGCCTCGCCGAGGTCACGGATGCGCCGTACCCGGGTTTCGTAGCCGGCCCGCTCGATGCGCTTGACCATCTGGCGCACGTTGCGCATCGCGCGTCCGGCGAGCGAGAAATCCGCCACGTCGACCACCGCCTCGTCGCCCAGTTCCAGGGCGTCCAGGCCGGTCTCGCGGGTCCAGACCTCGCCACCGGTCTCGGAGCAGCCCATGACCGCGGGGGTCCAGGAGTGGGCCTTGGCCTCGTCCATGAAGCGCTCGATGGCGCCGGGCCAGGCCTCGACGTCACCGATGGGGTCGCCGCTGGCGAGCATCACGCCGGAGACGACGCGGTAGGTGACGGCGGCCTTGCCGCTGGGGGAGAAGACGACCGCCTTGTCCCGGCGCAGCGCGAAGTGGCCGAGGGAGTCGCGGCGGCCGTGCCTGGCCAGCAGGGCCCGCAGCTTCTCCTCGTCCTCCTCGGTGAGCCGGGCGGCCGGGTGCTCGGGGCGGAAGGCCAGGTAGACGGTGGTGACGGCGGTCAGCCAGCCGAGGGCGCCGAGCGAGAAGGCGACCGTCCAGGAGGTGTTGCCGGCGTAGTCGACGGGGCCCTCGAAGCCGAACAGGCCGTAGATGACGTGGGTGAGCCGGTCGGCGACGCTCGGGTCGCCCACCATGCGGTGGGGGTGCACGCTGACGATGACCATGCCGAGGGCCAGGGAGCCGGCGCTCATCAGGACGAAGTTGGCGAGCGCCCGCCAGCGGCTGCGCGGGTCGGGCAGGGCGGCGAACTCGTCGCGGTGGCGCAGCAGCGGGAACAGGAGCGCCGCCGAGATGAGCACGCCGATGAGCGAGTGCCGGTAGACGAACTCGGCGACGGCGCCGGCCGGCAGCAGGGCGACGGCCGCGCGCCAGGCCCGGCGCTTGCGGCGGCGCAGGCCGTGGGCGAGCAGCAGGAGGAGCACCCCCACGCTGAGCGAGAGCGCCGCGGCGAAGGGCCCGAAGGAGCCGGGCAGTACCTCGGCGATGGCGTGCATCCGGCTGTGCCGGAAGCGCGGGAACACGCCCGCCGCGATGTCCACCG
Above is a genomic segment from Streptomyces collinus Tu 365 containing:
- a CDS encoding phosphatidylglycerol lysyltransferase domain-containing protein, whose amino-acid sequence is MSGGVPGRSSRARRILRGPRPEAVPTLVARACALVGAVDIAAGVFPRFRHSRMHAIAEVLPGSFGPFAAALSLSVGVLLLLLAHGLRRRKRRAWRAAVALLPAGAVAEFVYRHSLIGVLISAALLFPLLRHRDEFAALPDPRSRWRALANFVLMSAGSLALGMVIVSVHPHRMVGDPSVADRLTHVIYGLFGFEGPVDYAGNTSWTVAFSLGALGWLTAVTTVYLAFRPEHPAARLTEEDEEKLRALLARHGRRDSLGHFALRRDKAVVFSPSGKAAVTYRVVSGVMLASGDPIGDVEAWPGAIERFMDEAKAHSWTPAVMGCSETGGEVWTRETGLDALELGDEAVVDVADFSLAGRAMRNVRQMVKRIERAGYETRVRRIRDLGEAELERIRLAAEDWRGTDTERGFSMALGRIGDAADGDCLIATAHKADEQPGEYGDLKAILHFVPWGEDGVSLDLMRRDRAADPGMNELLIVAALQAAPKFGVTRVSLNFAMFRSALARGEKIGAGPVLRAWRGLLVFLSRWFQIESLYKFNAKFQPRWEPRFVVYRASADLPRIGFAAMQAEGFVDLALPLPRFLRRRRAAGGRPCAHAVAEHDVRAA